The DNA region ATATAAACAATAAAAAATCTTGACTTTTTTTGTAAAAAATATATAATTTTAATAAATTATAAGATATAATTCGACTTGTTTACATAAAAAAATCTAGAGAAACTTAAATTAATAATTCTTATAAATGGAATTTTAAAAATTGCATTAAACTATAATAATTGTATTAATTACTATAAAATATCTTATCACACAGTAAAATAAAAAAAATTTTTCTAAATCAACTTAGACTACTATGTCTGAATATATTATACACTAGGAGGTTTACTATGAATATTATTTTAAAAAGAAAAAAATTTTTCTTATGGCGAGACAATCTTAATTTAACCCACTCTCTTTTGTTAACCTTTGTTTTTACAATTCTTACAGGAATCTCTGCACAAATAAAAATACCACTTATTTTTACACCTGTACCAATTACTCTTCAAACTTTTATTGTATTAATAGCTGGTGTAATTTTAAAGAAAAATTATGCTGTATTTTCTCAAGTTTTATACATAATTTTAGGTATTTTTGGTGTTAAATGGTTTTCTGGTGGAAAAAGTGGTTTAAGTGTATTAGCAGGTCCCACTGGAGGATATCTAATTGGTTTTGTATTTGCAGTATATTTTATCGGGCATATTAGAAAAAAATATGATAATAATACAAATATTTTAATAAATCTTATTCTAATGTTTACTGCGGATATTTTTATTGTATTTGGATTAGGATTATTACAATTTGCTATATGGTTTAAATTATCTAATGGAAACTTTTTACCTTTTTCAACTCTTTTAAATATGGGATTTACTCCTTTTATAATTGGTGAATTTTTTAAAATATTTTTAGCTGTATTAATCACTACAAATTTTAATAATAAATAAAAAAGAACCAATTTCAATTATGAAATTGGTTCTTTTTTATTTATTTTATAAATCCTTTTTTTTGAGCATAATTAAACAATCCACCTGCTTCTATTATATTTGCTACATCTCCTAAAGAATTTAATTTATACTCTTTATTTTTTGTAATATTTTTTATTATAGCATTTTCTAAATCTATTTCTGCTTCATCACCAGTATCAAAAAAACTATCTATTTTTTCTTTTGACTCAAATGGAACTAAAAATCCTCCATCTACAGAGTTTCTATAAAAAATTCTAGCATAATCTTTTGCTACTACTGCTTTGATTCCTGCTTTTTGTAATGCAAGTGGTGCATGTTCTCTAGATGAACCACATCCAAAGTTGTTTCCTACTACCATTATTTGATATTCTGAAATATAAGCGTCTCCTTTTATAAAAGGCTGTTTTTCTGCAATATCTAAAGGTAATCCTGACATTGCATATTTACCATAAAGCTTTGATTCTTCAGGATCATCTGTTTTATAAACCAAGTGCATAGCTGGTATTATTTGATCTGTATCTATATTATCTCCTAAAACATATACTTTTCCTTTTATTATTTTTTCCATTCTTAGTCACTCCATTTCTAATTTTTATTTTTTAATTATTTCAAAAATTTTCTTGGATCTGTTATATATCCAGTAACTGCAGAAGCTGCAGCTGTATATGGAGATGCTAAATAAATTTGTGATTTTAACGATCCCATTCTTCCAGGGAAGTTTCTATTTGTCGTAGAAATTACTACTTCATCTGCATGCGTTCTTCCAAATGTATCTTCAGGTCCTCCAAGACAAGCAGCACAAGATGGTTTACCTACCTTACACCCTGCTTTTTTAAATATTTCTATTAAGTTTTCTCCACCTATAGTTATTTGTTCTAATTTTTTTCTAACTGTTGTAGTAGCCGGTACTATAAATGTATCTATCGCTACTTTTCTTCCTTTTAATATTTTTGCTGCAGCAAAAAAATCCTCTACTTTTCCACCTGTACAAGAACCTATATAAGCTCTGTCAAGTTTTACATCCTCACAATTTTTTGCTAAATCTACATTTCCAGGAGAATACGGCTTTGCTACAACTGGTTCTAATTTTGCAGAATCATATATATATTCTTTTGCATATACTGCATCTGTATCAGAATAAAATAAATCATAGGCTTTATCTGTTCTTGCATTTACATATTCTATGGTTTTATCGTCTGGTTCAATTATTCCACATTTTCCACCTGCTTCTATTGCCATATTACATATAGTCATTCTTTCTTCTACACTTATTCCTCTTATTCCACTACCATCGTATTGCATACATTTATATGTAGCTCCTGAGAATCCTACTTCTCCTATTGAAATTAAAGCGATATCTTTCCCCATTATATATGGCGGAAGTGCTCCTTCAAAAGTAAATCTAATTGTTTCTGGGACTTTTACCCATAATTTACCTGTTCCCATTATATATGCAGCATCTGTATTTCCTATCCCAGAGGCAAATTGTCCAAAGGCTCCAGCTGTACATGTATGAGAATCTGTTCCAAATAAAACTTCCCCAGGTCTAGTATGTCCTTCTTCAGCTAAAGCTACATGACATACCCCTTTATACTTATCTGTAAATGGTTCATAATAATATGTAAGTTCTTGTTCATTTGCAAATTCTTTTACATACTCTAAATTTCTCATCGCATGTTTGTCTTTTGTAAAAATATAATGATCTGGAATAAGCACTACTTTATCTTTATCCCATACTTTTGCATCTTTTCCAAATTTTTCTTTAAATATAGCCATTGTCCCTGGTCCTGTAACATCATGAGTAAGCAAAGTATCTACTTCTATCCATATATTTTCACCAGGAGTTACTTTCTTTTTACCAGCATGTTTTGCAAGGATTTTTTCAACTATTGTCATTCCCATAAAAACTCCTCCTAAATTGTATTATTTAATTCATACATAATTATATATAAAAACCTTAGTTTTGTCAATACTCTCTTTTATATATTTTATTTCTTTTTTTTGCTTTAATTGTCTTTTTTATATTACGACTATTTTAGTTTAACTTATATTTTTCATATTTTTCAAGTTTTTTAAAATACAGTAATTATATTTTACTTTTTTAATAATGAAAATAACAACAAATAAAAAACAGGCTAAAATAAAATCAACTCATTTTAGCCTGTTTTTTTATTAATAAGCTTTTAATTTATCAAAAACTTCTTTTACTGAAACAATCTCATTTACTTTATATACATCTTTCCCAGAAAAATATAATCCATCTTCAAGATTTCCTGCATGAGCATTTAATAATTTTTCTTTTACACAAAACTCATGGTTACAATGTTTTAAACAATTATCACAATTTCTTGGTTTTTCTATCTCACCATTAAATAATCTTTCCACAAATCTTGTTTTTATTGCATTTGCTGGAAGTCCTGCTGGACTATCTATTCTTACTACATCGCCTTCTTTTGCATTTACATATATCTGTTTAAATTTTTCTGATACATTACATTCGTATGTAGCTACAAATCTTGTTCCCATTTGGATACCGTCTACTCCTAAATCAAACATTCTTTTAGCATCTTCTGGCGTTACTACTCCTCCTGCTCCAATTACTGGTATTTTTACAGCTTCTTTTATCTCTTTTACTATATCCCATGAATCATCATCAGTTCCAAGATGCCCTCCTGCATTACCACCTTCAACAACTATTGCACTAGCTCCTAATCTTTGAGATAGTTTTGCTAATTTTACAGATGATACAATAGGTACCACTGGAACATTATACTCTTTTCCCCATTGAAATACATCTCTTGAAAAACCTGCACCACATACAACTAAATCTATTCCTTCTTTCATTGCTGTAATAACAACATCTTTAAACTCTGTCACAGCAAACATTACATTTATTCCTATTATTCCATTAGTCATTTCTCTTGCTTTTCTTATTTCAGACTTTACTTCATCTAATGGAAGTGCTGACCCAGCTATTAAACCTATTCCACCTTCATTTGCTACTGCTGCTGCCAAATTTGATAGCGAAGCTTTTACTGCCATTCCACCTTGTACAATTGGTATTTTTACATCTAAATCTGCTATTTTTAATTTTGGAAATCTCATCTTAACGCCCCCTATATATTTTTATTTTTAATTTCAACTTGTTATAGTAAAAAATTTTATAATATTCAAATAAATAAAAATAATAAAAAAACTGTGTAAAAAACTATTTCTAGCTATCTACACAGTTTTTTTATTATAATTTTAAATAAACTTCTATTATTTCAATATTATTACTTCTATTAAATATATCATTACTTACTTTTTTATTAAATTTTAATTCTTTAAATTCTTGTATATCTCCACATTTATATTTAACTACTAAACTAGGGTTTTCTGAAATAACATATTTTATTTTTGTATTTGCAAAAGAAAATTCTAAATACTCATTATTTATAAATTCTTCTTTTTTTAACATTATTGGATTAAATATTATTTCTTTATTTTTTACATAGATTCCTAATTCTAAGAATCTACTTAAAATATCTTCTTTTACTTGACCAGTCATTCCTGGTTGTTGTACTCCACTTTGTTTTGGTGTATGAGAATATGGATCTGTTGTAAAGGCCCCATAATCTTTTGGATTTTTATGAATTCCTAACCCTTCTTTTATTTTATAATAATAATTTATAAGTTTTTCTAATTTTGATTTTTCTACATTATTCTTATCAAATATATATATATTTTCAGCTACTGCAAGAACTAATTTTGATACCATATGCCAATAAATACTTCCAAGTCCTTCATATTTATAGAATGTTCCTGATCTTCCTGTAAATAATCTATGTTGAAATACTTCTTCATAGATATCTAAAAGTTTTGATTTTTCTTCTTTTATTAACGAATTATATTTTTCATTAAGTGATAAGAACTCTAGCTTTTCTAATAAAACATTTTTATTTCTAAAAGAACTATCAAAATGATAATTTCCCTCTATATCTTTTTTAATAAAAGTTTCATTATTTTCTTTTAAAAGTTCTTGTACAATTTTTAAACTTTCTACTTTTTCTTTAGGCAAAATATTTTTCTCTAAGAAATTTGGAAGTCTTTTATCTGGATAAAGCATAAAACTCTCTTGATCTTTTCTGTATAATTCACTACTATACATTTTTTCAATTAATTGGATAACTTCATCAATATCAAGCTTAAAACTACTTAATGCAGCAACTTGTCCTTCAAGCATATCATATAAAAATTCTACTTTCATTTCTTTATCATTATAATTTGTTATATTATATGCACTATATAGACCATTTTCTTTTTTATTATGAACTATTGATTTATCTACAAATTTTAATAAAATATCAAATAAGTCTAATAATTTTTCT from Hypnocyclicus thermotrophus includes:
- a CDS encoding LeuD/DmdB family oxidoreductase small subunit — translated: MEKIIKGKVYVLGDNIDTDQIIPAMHLVYKTDDPEESKLYGKYAMSGLPLDIAEKQPFIKGDAYISEYQIMVVGNNFGCGSSREHAPLALQKAGIKAVVAKDYARIFYRNSVDGGFLVPFESKEKIDSFFDTGDEAEIDLENAIIKNITKNKEYKLNSLGDVANIIEAGGLFNYAQKKGFIK
- a CDS encoding biotin transporter BioY: MNIILKRKKFFLWRDNLNLTHSLLLTFVFTILTGISAQIKIPLIFTPVPITLQTFIVLIAGVILKKNYAVFSQVLYIILGIFGVKWFSGGKSGLSVLAGPTGGYLIGFVFAVYFIGHIRKKYDNNTNILINLILMFTADIFIVFGLGLLQFAIWFKLSNGNFLPFSTLLNMGFTPFIIGEFFKIFLAVLITTNFNNK
- a CDS encoding 3-isopropylmalate dehydratase large subunit; this encodes MGMTIVEKILAKHAGKKKVTPGENIWIEVDTLLTHDVTGPGTMAIFKEKFGKDAKVWDKDKVVLIPDHYIFTKDKHAMRNLEYVKEFANEQELTYYYEPFTDKYKGVCHVALAEEGHTRPGEVLFGTDSHTCTAGAFGQFASGIGNTDAAYIMGTGKLWVKVPETIRFTFEGALPPYIMGKDIALISIGEVGFSGATYKCMQYDGSGIRGISVEERMTICNMAIEAGGKCGIIEPDDKTIEYVNARTDKAYDLFYSDTDAVYAKEYIYDSAKLEPVVAKPYSPGNVDLAKNCEDVKLDRAYIGSCTGGKVEDFFAAAKILKGRKVAIDTFIVPATTTVRKKLEQITIGGENLIEIFKKAGCKVGKPSCAACLGGPEDTFGRTHADEVVISTTNRNFPGRMGSLKSQIYLASPYTAAASAVTGYITDPRKFLK
- a CDS encoding NAD(P)H-dependent flavin oxidoreductase translates to MRFPKLKIADLDVKIPIVQGGMAVKASLSNLAAAVANEGGIGLIAGSALPLDEVKSEIRKAREMTNGIIGINVMFAVTEFKDVVITAMKEGIDLVVCGAGFSRDVFQWGKEYNVPVVPIVSSVKLAKLSQRLGASAIVVEGGNAGGHLGTDDDSWDIVKEIKEAVKIPVIGAGGVVTPEDAKRMFDLGVDGIQMGTRFVATYECNVSEKFKQIYVNAKEGDVVRIDSPAGLPANAIKTRFVERLFNGEIEKPRNCDNCLKHCNHEFCVKEKLLNAHAGNLEDGLYFSGKDVYKVNEIVSVKEVFDKLKAY